aaactatcagTGTATGCAAATGGCAAGTAATTGATGTCAATGCTGAGTCAGCCTACAACAAACCATTTCAGCCAGATCTGAGCCACCCCCAAGAagcactgctccacacagtGCCACGCAGGGTGTCCTAAATTATGCTGTTTAACTTGGCCTTGGCCGTGGTTTTCCATTATGCTGTCTAAAGAGattgtgatttcatttcataattactTGAACGGTATAGTCAATTTTAGGtaattttgtgtaattactACTTATACTTGAAATCGTAATTGTTTTCCCGTGGGTTAGCATGCCCCTTTAGAGTTGTGGTCACTAAGTTTGGTGTCTTTTCAGACTATGTTAttgaatgctttatttttgAATGCACCTAGCGGGAAATGTGACCATTACTAATTAATATAGATGTGTGAATTGAtctgtaattttattcatttggcagttgTTCTTTTCCAGTGACTGACAATGCCATCATAGCACAGgatattattgtattttttctcaaaacaagGACTAGCCAGGCAGCAgtgttttgaatgaattaaattggTCTGATGAAATAGACGGCAGTAGTCCTGGGTTAGAAGGACTGCACTGGACCATGTATGTTCCTtcatgctgctgttttaaaaGATGTAGTATTTGTTGAATGAAATATCTTATGGTTCACTCAAAGTGTCCACTTTACAAAGCAGGAAGGAAACCAAGTGTGGAGGCTTCCAAGTTTCTTGATAGATGCAGGTCAAGAGAGACCTGAGTGGTCCATAAATGGAAGTGTCtgacccgtgtgtgtgtgtgtgtgtgtgtgtgtgtgtgtgtttgtgtgtgtgtgtgtgtgtgtgtgcgcgcacgtaTATTTCTGCGTATCGGTGTGCACACTCCCCACAGCGCTCATCCCCAGACGTGAAGGCCGAGTTGTTTGAGCTGCTCTACCAGGTGTTGCATCACAACTGGAGATACTTCTTCAAGACGTCAGTGTTGGCCAGCGTGCAGAGGGACATGCCTGAGGAGCTGATGGAGAATGAGGCCCAGTTCATTGCTATCATGCAGGTATGCGTTTCCTGCTGCCCGCCACCCGACTGGCTTCTGCTTGTAACAGCATTTAATCTTTTGGAAGTTCTTGTCCTGTGCATTATTGCTCAATACATTTGAGAGTGAATGCTTTCTAAAAATCGCTAAAGAATAGAGTCAACAGTTATAATTGCCTAGCTTGCAACGGtcgctgctgttgttgtttgtaatcATCAtgttctcatcatcatcatccacgTCAGCATCATATTGGAGTGCATTTTCTACAGCAACTTTCAAGGATCTCAAATCTCTGTATAGTACAGGCGGGAAAAACACCTCAATCAGCACCAATGCATAGCACCAACTTGTGTCATTCACGGCAGTCCTCTTGCACCAGAAAGCTCAGCACACATGGTGGGAGGgaattatttagccaattaaacttGGGTTGTTTTTATATGCCCTGATTGCATTTAGGGTGAAGCAAAAAGCCTCTCTTTCCCCAGGGTACATTTCATTCTCGTGACTATAAAAAAAGCAACTGTTTAAAGCTCATAAAGTTGTGTTCTCTGGCTGTGATCCTTCACGGTTGACTTCCCCAGGCTTTTGGACAGTCGTTTCTGCAGCCAGACATTCACATATTCAAGCAGAACCTCTCCTATCTGGAGTCGCTCAACAGCAAGCACAAGCTGTATCACAAGGTGAGTGACAAGTGACGCCCCCAACCCACATTCCATCCTGTCTCAGGATCCAGAGGACAGTgattcccccaccccccagccatGATGACAGTGCTGATACTAGATGGTATTTGTTAACATGTGAACTGTCTGCATGGAACTGAACAGGCCTGTTTATACCCCAAGCTCAATGCCCTTAGAAAATGTTCTCAGGACATAGGGGCTCTAAACCCTCTGCATTCTCTACATTTCCCCTGAAGACTAATTTATTCTGTGTCTCCAGTTacccattgttttcttttcccagaTATTgttctttgatttgttttaagcCTGATCTGTCTtgcatatttttgtacatttatggTGACAAATGTGGGGTGCTTCagatatattcatatatgtttAATGTTAGCCTTTAATGCTCTAGTTGTAATTCTGATACGCTGTAAGTCAGCTTGCCTGATAGAAGCAGCTGTAATTGTGTGCATCCAACATAGCCAGACCGATTTCTGTTAAGAGGGGCTCATCTGGCTGCAGAGCCTTCCTATGATATTTTCAGGATGTGTCCGGTTGACTTTGTAGTCATAGTGCAGCATGTCATGCCTTTTCCTCTAGCGGGTGACTCTTTAGTATTTGAGTgactctgactccctctctttgtccccCCTGCATATCCCCCCTGCAGAAGCTCTTCCTCAGCTCCATGCTGTTCCACTTCATCAACgtgctgctgcaggtgctggtACACAGGAGCCACGACCTGCTGCAGGATGAGATCGCACTGGCTGTGTACAACATGGCCTCCGTCCACTTCGACAGCTTCTACTCCTCCTTCCTCCCCGAGTTCCTCAACAGCTGCCAGGGCGTTGATGCCAACCAGCGTGCCATCTTGGGACGGAACTTCAAAATGGAGCGGGTGAGGTGCACTGTCTCTGAGCAGATCCCATGTCCTTTTTAGATTTGAAGTGGGGCCGCTTTGTGTTGTAAGAGCGAGGCATCTACAGATTTATGAAATGGTTTCCTGTTAATGACAGACTTTATCTTGTTCTTGTGGGACATGAGCACCATATCATAATTTTGGATTGGGTCAATAATAGGAGGATATTGCTGTGTGTCTCCCCTGTACAGGACCTGCCCTCCTTCACTCAGAGTGTGCACAGACTGGTGAACGACTTGCGCTACTACAGGCTGTGCAATGGCAGCCTGCCCTCAGGGACCGTCAAGCTATAGCAGACTGCCCCCTCTGTGCCATCACTTTAGCACAGGCTTGCTCTCCACCAAACTCCCTACTGCATTCCCTGCCCCCAAACTTCTTGTCTGACTGCTCTCATTCAaagagaagaagggagggaaggggagttCCAAAGTGATACCCCTAGAGCTCCATGTTGTCCACAGGTGTAAGTCGAGCCCCCCCCTTCAGTTTTATTGGGTTGaatttttcattctcttttattttattttattttattttttaatctccCTTCACAATTGTTTTTGTCAACCATTATGGGgccaaaccaaaaacaaagaagcagaGGTACTGGAGGTCCCTGCACTTTCCACTGTCAGCATCTGCTTTGATAATTTCTCTgccttcatttcttcatttccaaaGGAGAAACTTGAAAAACCATGCAAATAAGTAAAACATGATCTATTCCATTTAGATACTTATTAATGTGAAAATTTAAATAactattttaaaagtttttttggGTATACATACCTTTTTGTAAAATCaagagtttattttttttatttgttgccattgcagtttgtatttttgctgtATTAATTTGAGAGTTACTCTTAACTTATGTTTGTACAGTTTACAGATTTCTGACATTTAGGTAAatagcctttttatttttaagatggaAGAAACTCCAAATGTAGCActgaggttttattttttaatctaaaCCAAACAGGAAATGCTGAGGAAACTGAGGGAGAGGTTTGAAGCTTGAATATGTGAAGGTTTTGTAAATCCTAACACAGCTGGTGAATTGACAGTCTGCCATTCAGTCAGATAGTGAGGGGAAGCATTATGGGACATGGAATTACTTTCAGCATTACACAAAGATTTGAATTTTGGGGTGTGTTATATTGGATATATTTCTGATGTTTTATGAGAAGAATAGATGTAAAACCCTCTGAACACAATTGGAAATGGGTGTACTTTCTGTGCTGTAATTCTCTTCTGAATTACAGCGCTTCTTTGAAGTTCTCATGTCAGATTTCTACGCGGATTGAATCAGAGAATAAATCGTAAGTGAACAAAGATGATTCTGAAGTTATGGGAATGGCAACTTGATTCAGTGTGTCGACATTGTGCCTATGGTGACAGAGGAGACAACTCCAAATTCCTACTGTCATACACAGTATCACACAGAGTTGAAAAATTCTCCCTCTTGAAAAAAGCTCATGCTAGTCTTCACAGCTCTTCCTTGCCCAGGGTCTTACATTGTCTGTTATGCTCcactatattattattattacattttatagtcATGAGTCTGTGGGTCACATCTTTTATGTTAAAAGCAACAGGTGGCAGCTGCTTAAATGAGATATTATCACTGTCTTTAGAGATCGTATGGCATTTTGGTGTCCTGTCAGTATTTGCACTTTGCTGTGACATCTTGTCTGAGGTTTGCTGTACCTTCCAGTCTACAGGAAGTGACAATAACAGTGTTGGGAAACTGAAAGGAACAGGCAAGGTGGTGTGTGTCATGAGCTGGACAGTTGACAGTTGGGCTTGCTGGAATAATATTCCTTATGAGACTctggcagagacagacatgaTTTGCATGATGATTTACAGACatgatttgtttaaatttggATTACTGTGCTGGTTTTAGACCCTGGagaaaaaatgttacacaattCTGCCAATGTGTGTGGTATTTGCAATATTATTCTTGGTTTCCCTTCATTGCACTCTTagtacacatgtatgtataaaatgcCAAACATGTGAATGAAACGTGAATTcttcaataaaatgtatttttgaattgaatgaatgaattgtcaCAGTAGAAACAACTTTTGTCAATGTTGCACTCTAGAATATCTGAAGTCCCCTTGGGTGAATATAATCACACCTGTTTCCTATGCAAATGAAAGTGACATACTCCACTCTGAATTTAATTAGCTTTTTCTTGGCTTTTCTGCAGTGAGGATAGGTGAATTAgaatatcaatttaaattattttagaacCGGGGTTGTCAATACAAACTAGACAATGTAAGTTTGAAACTCTAAAACTTTGAAATGAGAATCAtatgaaagtaaaaacaaaaaacaaacaaaaaaagaataaaactaaAAGATTATGACAATGGAGTATTGAATAAATGAAGAGTAAGAGGATACTGGAACAGTAAAACAAGAAGGTTAGGCCAGTTAGTCttgtaaaagagaaaaaggattTCGAAATACCAGCgttaaataactgaaatgtttaaatgcattgcATGCATTCATGAATTGCACTTTTTCATTGATTCATTAAGTGTATCGTTAAGTGTATCgatgagaccccccccccccccccccccccccaaaaaaaaaaaaaaaaaaaaatcaggtggATCATGTATTATtgactgttttgatttttctaCTGTTAGGCCTATTACAAAAGTGGTCACATCTAAGACCCTGTTGGGACTGGATTTGGGATTTTTAATCAACAGATGGATCAAAGGCCATCCAGAGACAACCTAGTGTGCACGGTTTTATTTTGTCCTCTTCACCTAGTTTGATTGTCCATTATTGGCCTTGACACTGAGGTAAATGACCTGTTGTTATGTTGACTTGAAATAACATGTTTATCTAGGTAGGAGGATGGTGGGATTCCTCAACCTGTTAGTGCTTaccaaaaatgtgtgcatgtatgcccTTCTGTgatcacactgcacacatccaccacccatttcatttttcttatgtACCCCATGATGATCCTGTTGACATATACTGGAGGAAGTGTAACATTACAAATGTgaaggaatgtgtcacaacttATTTCTCCAAAAACAAGGCAGGCAACTGGtgcttggtgtttttttccaacTTCTCTTTTATAATACAATAGCGGTGTTTTACCGCTGAGGTTGAAATGTTGCATATAAGACATAGAAGGAATAACGGCGTGTATTGTACAATATATAGCTCGAAGACTACAGTTGTAATGTGCTTggaaatgtaaatttgaataATCACATGCAAAAGTAGCTAAAAGATGCCACTCTTTGAATTACACATCTGTCGGTTGATATAACTTGTCCACTGACCACGCAGCTGAATGTCTACGTGATGAAATACACGTGCCATTAACAAAACTCCCGGGGGTCTGCTCGTTTGTTATTGGAACCCTGGCTACTCAGGAGTTAATTACCCGTAACTACCTTGCAAAGTTGCGCTTTCCAGAAGAGGTGGGGTTGTTGACAACACGCCGGTCAACATGAGGTTTTTGATGGACGTTGTATGTTAAAAATTAGGATGTCAAACAAGCAACCTTAACAGAGTACGAAAGGAGAACAGAGGAAGGAGACAACTCTTGTagaataatttaatttgaatagaGTTCATTCATCATTTCCAGCTGGAGGACACATAAGCGTTGCTGTCCATCTGCCAATATTCGAACATGGTACTGTTCCAACTTTGTTTACTAAGACCTCTTTTACTTGGTCAGCGGAATCTGTGTGGTTTATGGTTGGGGAGAGAAAGTTTTATCCCTGCGCGATGTCCTACCAAAACCCATCACTGTCACAGCAATAACTTTGGTTTCGGTCACTACAGCACATCGTCAGGTATGTATCATCCACAGCccatatttaatcattttgtttttattatcttGAAGTTGAATAGTTTTCGCGTAAGGACTGGAGTCTAAACGTTATTGTTGTGAGGAAGAATTTCTTCACATGGAATAATCAAGGTATGTGAGCATTTCGACTATGAAAAAAGCACATTGGAATTTCAAAAATTTTAGATTCGGGTTTCGAATACGAGTAATGTTTCATCCATATTTAAGGAGCTATAAATTCGTGAGGTTAACCTCTCTGATTTACTACATAGTGGTCTAATTTTGTGATGTATTGTGATAATAGTATGGAACTTCTGACCGAGCCCTATGGGTTTTCACCAGTCTTAGATGGGCAGCTTTGCTGTGTTCTGTGGACTAGGTGAATTCATGTAACGTGCATATCATTTGTTTCAACACCGCTCATGTCTTGGACAAATGGCAGTAGGGCTACAGCAAGAACACGCATTAGCAGAGTTCAAAGCATGTGCGCACGGAAATCCCTTTGTGCAGATGCCTCTGGGATTATTTCCTTCTAAAAGAAAATTTCTTACACTGACATCATATTATTTGTctttgatgtttgtgttttattttactgcatCCAGTTTTATTAATGCATCCACCATAAccaaagaaaagagaaacaatcCTGATATTACCTATATGGTAAATATAAACCATAACGATGTGGCCATTGTAGTATGGAGATGCTGGTTGATTGGACCACACTCAAGACTTTAAACGTGCACTGGAATCCATCTCTCACCGCAGAGCGCGTCAGCGGTTCCTTTTCAGAAGCCCATTCACGAGACTTGCATAGCACGCTGAAATTAGTGGCGGTTCGTTCTCGGGGAAATTGTAAATAGATTTCTAGCAATTTAGCGAGACTTAATTTAAGACGGCATgcctcagttttattttccctcctATTTCAGGCGTTTTAGCTTATTGTAATAAAACCTGGAATACTACACTTGCATCGAATGATGGCATTCACTATGATGTAGCACCATAGAAGCATCAGCTTATATGTCCAGTGATTTTAATTTATCGAAATAGTAAAAATGGGGTTCCCTTACACCGTTGGGAACGTGAGTGAAGACGTACCCCTTTCCAGTACAATTAAATAGTGTACGCATTAGCTAAGCTTGTGGCCGTCTTGTGCTGCGTATCGctcaataacaataatgctATAGCATGAACAGATAAACAAAGACATGATGCAGGTTCAGTGAGGTGCCAGCAGCATGTGACtctgctatgtgtgtgtttgtgttggccAGATGAGCAGAGGGCAGTTCACGTGTGAGCACGTGTTGCATCCTCCCCAGATCAGCTGATACACCAGAAACAACTGCCGGGGCTGTTCCCCCTAATTTAATTTGGGAAACAAGACAGTAACCAAATGAAAatcagagcccccccccccaacaaaatgtacatgtgtgaTCATGCCATTCTCCTCCGCCATGGCTCAGTTAGATCTGAGCAATGTTGTATGCCAGAGGTAAAAGACTGACTGGATGGTGCTGGCTCGCTCAATCAAGCATGTGTGCAGTATTCCAACAAGCCTCAGTTCCCCAACCAGAATTTGCAATCTCCCCTGtttgaaggcaaaaaaaaagaaaaagaaaaccagacACACTTTTCTTCTAAATCTCTGAGTGACCACTTTGGTATTATTGCTAACATTTCTTTAGTCATGCTGCATATTAAGTCCAGCTTCAGAGAACATGCATAATTCCTACATAAGCATGACATAATGGCTGCATTAGGTAGTCACATTATGCATGATCCATGATAATTATGCAACACATGTCATTACATGtattatttagaaatgaatGTCACAGGACTGTTATGACATAGTTGTGGAAAGTAGTGTATCAATGTAAGGTGACATTAATTTTTACCTAACACTGGTTATGGTGTGTGATAACATGTCATGTATCAAACGCTATGAATTAGGAATACTGACTGTGAGTGCTATGCTGTGCTTATGTGGACtttatgtatgctttatgtAGTAGCACTTAATGTACAATGTGactccttttttgttattgcttGGTGTCTAAAGGCTGGCAGTATGATTACAAATTAATATGGATGATCTACTGCATCATACTGTTGTATTCCATAGTAATGAAAGTAGAATTTTTTAAGGGCTTTACTCAGTCAAGGTCAGTCATTAGTCACAGAAATGTCCTGAATACtgtgaataattaaattaaagcaaGGAATATGGTGGCATATTATGTCATATGTTGAtcttaatgtgtgtgtaaatctgtgtttgtatttgtctgcgtgtatgtgtgtgtgtgtgcttgttcaTGCACTGAAGCTATCACAGGGGTGAGAGAGCGCACGCTGATTGCTGTGAAGCCAGATGGGGTACAGCGCCGCCTAGTGGGTCAGATTGTCCAGCGCTTTGAACAAAGGGGCTTCAAGCTGGTGGGCTTGAAGATGCTGAAGGTGAGTGAAGACCATGGCTGAGGTATGCGATGATCCACATAGAGAGATTTTGCGCAAAGGAGGGGTGGAATTGTGAAAGAGTTGTGTTGAGGTCAGGGGTCATGGGGTGCTGGAGGTTAACAGTTAGAGGCAAGAGGTAATGTTCTGACTGGAGGCAGTAGGTAACTTGGTGCCCTGTGTGATAGGTAGAATGCTGTGTGAAAAGAGTGCAGGTGTCAGGCACTTTTAGTAATGATAAAGCTTTGATAGGGACTGCTCGGGGCAATGAGGTTGTCCTGGGAGTAACTCTGCAAGTCACCTACACAGGCTTCAGAGGACCTGTTGTCTCAGCACTACCAGGAACTGAAGAAGAAAGACTTCTTCCCTTATCTGCTGTGCTACATGAGTTCCAGCCCTCTAGTCATCATGGTAAGTGATCCCACTGAACATGATTACATTGCACATTCTCAGTAAAAGAGGAAattgcac
This genomic stretch from Megalops cyprinoides isolate fMegCyp1 chromosome 1, fMegCyp1.pri, whole genome shotgun sequence harbors:
- the LOC118781378 gene encoding nucleoside diphosphate kinase-like, encoding MVLFQLCLLRPLLLGQRNLCGLWLGRESFIPARCPTKTHHCHSNNFGFGHYSTSSAITGVRERTLIAVKPDGVQRRLVGQIVQRFEQRGFKLVGLKMLKASEDLLSQHYQELKKKDFFPYLLCYMSSSPLVIMVWEGHNVVQTSRMMVGSTNPAEAHPGTVRGDFGIHVSRNVVHASDSVEGAQREIQLWFNHTELIDWDCCDHSSTTRS